The Nerophis ophidion isolate RoL-2023_Sa linkage group LG20, RoL_Noph_v1.0, whole genome shotgun sequence genomic interval CTAATCGCCGTCAGGATCCAGTTGACATGTCGCCGCTCCGCCTGAGGAGGCAGCGAGGTGGACAATTGTAGCCCAATTATGTCGTTTCAAGTCGGTTAGAGGCTGTGGCGTCACCGTGGAAACAAAGCTAGCTGCGATAGAATTGAATTGGCCGCCGTGCGCATCCAGTGTTTTGTCTAAATGTCCGCCTCTCCCCTCCAGAGAAGAAAGGTGAACATCACCGCAGTCTGACATGGTTTTCAGTCAGATGGATGCCGCTAAAGCGTTGACGTTTGCAGCGGCTAAAGGGAGCGTCGGCGAGGTGCAGAGGATCCTGGAGGAATGCAGGCTGCATCCCGATACTGTCAATGAATTTGGCAGGACCGCCCTGCAGGTAAACACGACGCACCttttttacaccaggggtcagcaacctttttgaaaccaagagctacttcttggctactgattaatgcgaagggctaccagtttgatacacacttaaataaattgccagaaatagccaatttgctcaatttacctttcaaggcctactgaaagccactactacccaccacgcagtctgatagtttatacatcaatgatgaaatattaacattgcaacacatgccaatacattgcaattttaaaattcccgggagtttcgtcttgaaaatgtcgtgtaatgatgacgtgtacgcaagacgtcacaggtttttaggaaatatgagcgctgcgcacacacacacagctaaaagtcgtctgctttaacggcatatccatccatccattttctaccgctcattccctttcggggtcgcggggggcgctggcgcctatctcagctacaatccggcggaaggcagggtacaccctggacaaatcgccacctcatcacagggccaacacagatagacagacaacattcacactcacattcacacactagggcaaatttagtgttgccaatcaacctatccccaggtgcatgtctttggaggtgggaggaagccggagtacctggagggaacccacgcattcacggggagaacatgcaaactccacacagaaagatccccagcctggatttgaacccagaactgcaggacctttgtattgtgaggcagacgcactaacccctctgccaccgtgaagcccgggataattacacagtattttggagatctgtgttgctgaatcctttgcaatttgttcaattaatattagggaagtcaaaatagaaagatggagttgggaagctttagcctttagccacacaaacacacggtgattccttgtttaaaattcacagaggtgaaactttactatggatcacaccgaacatggatcccgaccgaattcaaccagcaggtttcggtgagaaaattgtggtaaaaagttgcttcttaccagtTATCCGCCCattaagctgccgtcgacttccctgagacactgcgcatcaacacacccgtggacacacacctccgactatcaggtactgttaaactcactaaaacactagcaacacaatagaaagataatggatttcccagaattatcctagtaaatgtgtctaaaaacatctgaatccgtcccaatgcaaacgtgttttgttttttttaactttttttttttctagtccgtcgctatcaatatcctcaaacacgaatctttcgtcctcgctcaaattaatggggaaattgtcgttttctcggtccgaatagctctttttgttggaggctcccattacaaacaacgtaaagatgtgaggagccaacacatgacgtcatcgtctgcgacttccggtagaagcagggcttttctgttagcaagcaaaagttgcaaactttatcgtggatgttctctactaaatcctttcagcaaaaatatggcaatatcgcaaaatgatcaagtatgacacatagaatggacctgctatccccgtttaaataagaaaatctcatttcccactactagcgaccacgcagtctgatagtttatatatcaatgatgaaatcttgacattgcaacacatgccaatacggcctttttaatttactaaattgcaatttaaaatttcccgctaagtgtcctgttgaaaacatcgcggaatgatgacgtgtgcgtttgacgtctcgggttgtagcggacattattttccagcccgatccaagttataagtagtctgctttaatcgcataattccacagtattctggacatctgtgttgctgaatcttttgcaatttgttcaattaataatggagacgtcaaagtaaaaaagatggaggtgggaagcttttagcctttagccactaaaacacagccggtgtttccttgtttaaaatttccgaagatgaagctttactatggatcagagcggtcaagcgaacatggatcccgactacatgtcaacaatcagttttcggtgagaaaattgtggaaataagtcacctcttaccggagacagcAGAGCTTGCGCTGTCCATGCGGCTGCCATGACtttcctcagagactctggcgtcaacacacccgtggccacacccctccaacttcaGGTACTAGCAACAGAATAGCAAATTCATCctagaatgatcctagtaaatgtgtctaaaaacatctgaatcgctctcactgtcctcgcctttttttttttttttctagtccttcactctaaatttcctcatccacaaacctttcatcctcgctcaaattaatggggaaattgtcgcttttctcggtccgaattgctcttactgctggtggctcacattataaacaatgtgaggagcccttacaccggtgacatcacgcgcacatcgtctgctacttccggtaaaggcaaggctttttttttagcgaccaaaagttgcgaactttatcgtcgatgttttctactaaatcctttcactaaaaatatggcaatatcgcgaaattatcaagtatgacacatagaatggacctgctatccccgttaaaataagaaaatctaatttcattaggcctttaaataaattgccagaaatagccaatttgctcaatttacctttaactttatgATATTACTAATAATGATAttcatctttgtggaaacactgatcatcttaatgatttctcacaataaatatatatagaaacataaatatcaatatggaacactttgtttttttatattttctctgagtgcacatttttcaaattgtacattttcaaataattattattctttacaataaaaaaaaaaatacttgaacattgatttaaattgtcaggaaagaagaggaaggaatttaaaaggtaaaaaggtataagtttaaaaatactaaaatcatttttaaggtagggctgggcgacatcgggttttattaatattgcgatatttttatgccatattgcgatatacgatatatattacaatattttgccttggccttgaatgaacacttgatgcatataatcacagcagtatgatgattctaggagtctacattaaaacattcttcttcatactgcattaatatatgctacttttaaactttcatacagagaaggaaatcacaactaagtcaattgaccaaaactgtatttattaaatactcttcattctctcacgggtgactttttaaatgaaagaacaaattaatagtgttgctacctttttgtagtaacacttctgctgtatactttgcatattgctgttgtctgctgaatatcttcccacttgaagccaaaccaccgccagatgatggatcccctgctctttattttgggcatttattgttcttccaccgtTTGTGATCaatttcgcaccttctctctcttgtattgtcacaagctctgcTCTGCTTGCACGAAATGCcttagctaacgttagccatgctgctacctctgctCGGCGAAAGCGTATGACGCAAgccgcgcgacagtatgtgacatatgtaagaaggtgggcttgttttccgtctccgtgagaaggagagacgagaaggagtgagaaacgccagtaatgtaacgcacgcagcttaaagcaactgtgtgagagaGAACTTATAATCGgatattacaatatagtcattttctatatcgcacagagacaaacctgcgatatatcgtttatatcgatatatcacccagccctattttaaggttgtattttttctctaaaattgtctttatggAAGTTATAAGGAAAGTAAAaacatttatgaatttatttaaacaagtgaagactaagtctttaaaatattttcttggattttcaaattctatttgagttttgtctctcttagaattaaaaatgtcgagcaaagtgagaccagcttgctagtaaataaatacaatttacaaaatagaggcagttcactggtaagtgctgctatttgagctatttttagaacaggccagcgggcgactcatctggtcctcacgggcaaCACGTTGGTGACTCCTGTTTTACACTGACTTCATATGCATTGAAATGTAATTACAtggaaaaagggtaggattaaataagctccgtTTCTTCTTAGTCCTTTTCAAACATTTAACGAGAAACTGAAGAAATGTGAAGTATAATACTGTAACTGTCAGTTTTTTGCTCTTGTTGCTTTTTCACTATGAGCTATATAATGACTATAAAACTATAACTATGAAATGAAACATTTTAGTAGCACAGAAAAAAAATGCTATGCTATCATAAATATCATAAAGCCTAATGCggggtagggctgggcaatgtggACGAAAAAGTATAACTCGATATtcgatgtatatctcgatatattttttggcggaaatacatatataaacatacacatttttCTGCgatattcactgaaattgaagggAATGAACTGTGttgtaaaccagtgtttttcaaccactgtgcctagtgtgccgtgagatacagtccggtgtgccatgggagattatttaatttcacccatctgggttaaaaatattttttgcaaaccagtatagtctgcaaatgatgtgttgttgaatttcgctaattttacctatttgggttaaaaatattttttgcaaaccagtaattatagtctgcaaatgatgtgttgttgttgagtggcggtgctgtctagagctcggcagagtaaccgtgtagtactcttccatatcagtaggtggcagccgatagctaattgttttgtagatgtcggaatgtcggaaacagcgggaggcagcatgcaggtaaaaaggtatctaatatttaaaccaaatataaacaaaaggtgagtacccctaagaaaagtaattgaagcttagggaaggctatgcagaaccaaacaaaAACTGGACTGGCTGCAagttaaacaaaaacagaaagctggacaacagcaaagacttactgtggagcaaagacggcgtccacaaagtacatccgaacatgacatgacaatcaacaatgtctccacaaagaataataataataataatggattagatttatagcgCGCTTTTCtactgttagatactcaaagcgctcacagtgaagtgggaacccatcgttcattcacacctggtggtggtaagctacatcagtagccacagctgccctgaggtagactgacggaagcgtggctgccagtttgcgcctacggcccctccgaccaccaccaatcattcattcaccagtgtgagcggcaccgggggcaaggttgaagcgtcctgcccaaggacacaacggcagcgatttggaaagtcaataggtgggaagcgaacctgcaaccctcaggtttctagcaCGGCTGCTCtatccactacgccatgccgccccaaaaaggATAAAAACGACTCAAatcttcttgattgctaaaacaaagtagatgcgggaaatatcgctcaaaggaaaacataaaactgctacaggaaaataccaaaaaaagagaaaaagacattaaaataggagcacaagacaagtacgaaaacattacacacacgaaaacagcaaaaaaactccaaataagtcacggcgtgatttGACAGCTCATGACAGtaaacctactttgagacaagagctatattattATTCAGCCtggtgttcactattctttatttattttaaattgcctttcaaatgtctattcttggtgttgggttttatcaaatatatttcccccaaaaatgcgatttatactccagtgcgacttatatgttttttcccttctttataatgcattttcggcaggtgcgacttatactccgaaaaatgcggtgtAATAACGTGATGTATCGGAGagttgttaataatataaatgcTCAAAGCGTTTGCTCTCCTGCAGGTAATGATGATGGGAAATTCCAAGGTTGCGGATGTGCTCCTGGAAAAAGGAGCAGATCCCAACGTCCAGGACAAGCAAGGGATCGCACCGATCCACGACGCCGCTCGCACGGGATTTCTGGACACGGTTCAGGTTTTGGTGGAGCACGGTGCCTCGGTCAACGTGGCCGACCAGAGCGGCGCCCTGCCAATCCACATCGCCATCCGGGAGGGCCACCGAAACGTGGTGGAGTTCCTGGCGCCGCGCTCCGACCTAAAGCACGCCAACGCCAGCGGTCAGACGGCGATAGACGTGGCCCGAGCGTCACGCGAGCCAGACATGGTCAACCTGGTGTTTGCTCACATTCACTCTTAGTGTCTGCCGGCTCCTTTTGTGTGCTAACTTTAACCTCATTTGTTTGTTCGCGTCGTTCAAACCTGGTGACTTGAATTCATTGCTGTGTAAAAGGTTTGTTTTTGTTCGCTGTAGCTCAACTTGCATGTATGACGCTGGACATTTTGCCATGGCAGCTCTTTTTTTCAGTCAGTGGGTGGCTACACACAGTAGGTACCTCTTTTGCACAGTGCAATTTCAGCACctttatatacaaatatttatctgtttggGAGTGCACATTAGCCCGTTCCCCTCccagtgttttgttgtgtttgcatTATTTGCATTGTGTAACAGTTGATGagttgtgttattgtttttaatttgatGAAATTTCAAATGGTGCACCCTAATTAGTTGTGTTTCCATAACTAGATCAACTTAGTTTTTGAATTATTTATTGTTGATGAAATAGCAGTTACTTTTCTTGTCGCCTTGTAAATAGCATCCTTCATTGTGATTTGTTCAAatgttatttatacatataatacTTTTAATACAAAAGTAAGATGATTCAAGCACACAAATAAAAGTTTGGAACTTTTGAAGTGTTTTGCAGCTGCTTTTTCCTCAAGTTGCACACCATGACAAAAGCTGCTTTGCGCCACGGCTTGGAATACGTTCATCCCTCACCACGTCACATTTTAAACATTGCGGCTATACCACATCGCGGGTTTTTtggggatattttttttaaagcatattccaCAATTTGTTTCGGTCGCAAATTAAGTATTTTTAAGTATAAAATGACAAAACGAACAAAATCAATACGTTAGATTTAGCTTGGTCTCAGGCAGGATAATGTTGGATTACAAGTGTAAAGGTGTATATATTCATAGCACTTCACTtgttccacattttatgttacagccttattacaaataaaatacatttttgtcctcaaaattctacacacaataccccattaatAAAcagaaaatatgattttttttttttttttgctaatttgttACAAATGCAAAATCAAATATACTATTCAGattctttgctcaatactttgttgatgcacctttggcaacattaacagcctcaagtatttttgaatacgatgtcACAAGCTTAAGCACACCTATCTTTGTGCAGTTTCGGCCTTTCCTATTTGATTTATAAACGGTGCAGGCCtaaaatttggacacacctttacaatgtaaatagtcggggaaaataaagaaaacgcattgaatgaggaggattgtcactgaaggcatcaaaactatgaataaacatgtggagttatgtactaaactaaaaaaggtgaaataactgaaacatgttttatattctagttttttcaaaatacccaccctttgctctgattactgctttgcacactcatggcattctcttgatgagcttcacgCACACCTGTGagtgaaaaacatttcaggtgactacctctcgaagctcatcgaaagaatgccaagagtgtgcaaaaagtaATAGGAGCAAAGTGgccattttgaagaaactagaatataaaacatgtttttaatcatatcacctgtttttgttaagtacataactccacatgtgttcattcatagttttgatgccttcagtgacaatccactATGTAAATCGTCATGAAAAtagagaaaacgcattgaatgagaaggcgtgtccaaacctttggcctgtactgtgtgtctCTGTACATTACTGCATTCCTCTTTCCCTCTATCCTCACTAATCCCCCCAGTtcctgctgccaccaccatgcttcactgtcgggacggcattttggcaaacttcttacaaagaaatggcttccgtttggccactctaccatacaggccggattggtggattgctgcagagatggttgtccttctggaaggttctccccTCTCCAccgaggaatgctgtagctctgacagagtgaccatcgggtttttggtcacctccctgactagacttagaggaatgcagcaatgtacagagacgtcctggatgaaaaccaacgcttcccaccCTACCTGACGgagtttgagaggtgctgcaaagataggtgtgccaagcttgtggcatcgtagtcaaaaagacttgaggctgtaattgctgccaaaagtgcatcaacaaagtattgagcaaacgctgtgaatacttatgcacatgttgtatattttttttgtaatacatttgcaaaattaaaacaaaaaaaaatgttgagagtACATACCagtcagtgctgctggagtgatctccAAGGGGTGAACGTCACGTGCAAGCCAGGTGAGTTGGTGTCCTGGAGGACTGGTAAGATTTAACTCATCAGGGTTAGGTGAGTCTTTATGATTCCTttcagctgtaaaaaaaaaacacatacatatCTGTTTATCTGACGGCGACAACATGAACACAATGCATTTAGCATTATCACTACCACTATTAAAATCACTATagacagttattttaaacatgacAAACAAGTTAGCAAAAGTAAAACCTTTTTtaaacaagtcgtgcatgcttttatttcaggtcgcctggactactgcaatttGGCAggcgcttttatccaaagcaacatacataaaaagtacatataaaacaattacaaaatattaAGACAAAGTGACATGACTGAAtgaactctctgctgctgcagcaacagataCAGTCTATAGATAtttagatatctaatgt includes:
- the LOC133538678 gene encoding cyclin-dependent kinase 4 inhibitor D-like codes for the protein MVFSQMDAAKALTFAAAKGSVGEVQRILEECRLHPDTVNEFGRTALQVMMMGNSKVADVLLEKGADPNVQDKQGIAPIHDAARTGFLDTVQVLVEHGASVNVADQSGALPIHIAIREGHRNVVEFLAPRSDLKHANASGQTAIDVARASREPDMVNLVFAHIHS